From Toxorhynchites rutilus septentrionalis strain SRP chromosome 2, ASM2978413v1, whole genome shotgun sequence, a single genomic window includes:
- the LOC129770552 gene encoding uncharacterized protein LOC129770552, which produces MLSSKTRLTVVRTVTKAVTKILCAELLRAEGTIRKKQKGKRIWARNWMQKKGATNTILNELYDNDPREYRAVLRVTPEQVETLLDLIAPKIQRQDTLMRGAIPARVKLEITLVYLSSGISFRLLSIFFRISKASIAKIIPEVCDAINFSLKDFIKMPNKEEWQDIGVGFHSRWNFPGCYGAIDGKHITIQAPPNCGSEYYNYKGTNSIVLMAIVDHDYCFRYVDIGSYGRNADGGIFQKCSLYSHLENNILLPENGVLVGDDAFPLKPYLLKPYKNTPTKEEKIFNYRYYSLRSFSYFGKTNPG; this is translated from the exons ATGTTGTCCAGCAAAACACGGCTGACTGTAGTTCGTACCGTGACAAAAGCGGTtacaaaaatactttgtgctgaattactTCGAGCTGAAGGTACTAttcggaaaaagcagaaaggcaaaaggatttgggccaggaattggatgcaaaaaaaaggagcaacaaatacaatactgaacgaactctacgataatgatccccgagagtacagagcagtgttgagagtaACACCAGAACAAGTGGAAACActattggatttaattgctccaaaaatacaacgccaagatacacttatGAGGggtgctatacctgcaagagtgaaattagaAATTACTTTGGTGTACCTCtcctctggaatatcgttcagattattgtcgatattttttagaatctcgaaggcatccatagctaagataattccggaagtatgtgacgcTATAAAtttcagtctaaaagattttattAAA atgCCGAATAAGGAAGAATGGCAAGATATAGGAGTAGGATTCCATTCAAGGTGGAACTTCCCAGGTTGCTATGGAGCTATTGATGGGAAGCACATCACAATTCAAGCACCACCTAATTGTGGTAGTGAATATTACAACTATAAGGGAACGAATAGCATAGTGTTAATGGCAATCGTGGATCACGATTATTGTTTTAGATATGTTGATATAGGCTCATACGGTCGTAACGCAGATGGTGGGATATTTCAAAAATGCTCTTTATATTCTCatctagaaaacaatattctaTTGCCTGAAAATGGCGTTTTAGTAGGTGATGATGCGTTTCCATTAAAGCCGTATTTATTGAAGCCCTATAAAAATACACCGACTAAAGAAGAAAAGATTTTTAACTACAGATACTACAGTTTGAGATCGTTTTCGTATTTTGGGAAAACCAATCCAGGTTAG
- the LOC129770553 gene encoding uncharacterized protein LOC129770553 isoform X1 yields the protein MTQRWNSEQNEHFVELYKEQTILWNCMDPNYKNRDLRKASLEYIRSEVGLSDTKEVTKKIKNLRSTYNQEKLKIEKSKRSGCGTDEIYKPSVQWFDAMDYIMNIIHLKEKQTISNLEPFHASTSGSDFAEEITIIDEEYLDATDENNADEILPKKPSNRRSKKKLSTEQSTIQAAVNELKELNNNLTVSASSMGEPEDECEAIGRHVIMQLRQLSPIDRIDATDEIHAILSRYRKNALCVSRMQYTYSDHEYTETSQATVGFPPRSP from the exons atgacgcaaagaTGGAATTCGGAACAAAATGAACACTTTGTGGAATTATATAAAGAACAAACCATTTTGTGGAACTGTATGGATCCCAATTATAAAAACAGAGATTTGCGTAAAGCCTCGCTTGAATACATTCGTTCAGAAGTGGGGTTATCGGATACGAAAgaagttacaaaaaaaataaaaaatttacgtTCTACATACAACCAggagaaattaaaaattgagaaaagcaAACGAAGCGGATGTGGTACTGATGAGATATATAAACCTTCCGTCCAATGGTTCGATGCCATGGATTACATCATGAATATTATTCATCTGaaggaaaaacaaacaataagtaaTCTA gaACCATTTCATGCATCAACATCTGGGAGCGATTTTGCTGAAGAAATTACAATAATCGATGAGGAGTACCTCGATGCTACTGATGAAAACAACGCTGATGAAATCCTACCAAAGAAGCCATCGAACAGAAGATCGAAGAAGAAATTGTCAACTGAGCAGTCTACAATACAAGCGGCCGTGAATGAACTGAAGGAACTGAATAATAATTTAACAGTGTCTGCCTCGAGTATGGGAGAACCAGAAGATGAATGTGAGGCAATTGGAAGACATGTTATAATGCAGCTCAGACAGTTATCCCCAATTGATAGAATTGATGCGACAGatgaaatacatgcaattctttCTAGATACCGTAAGAATGCCCTCTGCGTCAGTAGAATGCAATACACATATTCTGATCACGAATATACTGAAACATCACAGGCGACTGTAGGTTTTCCACCAAGATCACCCTAA
- the LOC129770553 gene encoding uncharacterized protein LOC129770553 isoform X2, with protein MTQRWNSEQNEHFVELYKEQTILWNCMDPNYKNRDLRKASLEYIRSEVGLSDTKEVTKKIKNLRSTYNQEKLKIEKSKRSGCGTDEIYKPSVQWFDAMDYIMNIIHLKEKQTISNLEPFHASTSGSDFAEEITIIDEEYLDATDENNADEILPKKPSNRRSKKKLSTEQSTIQAAVNELKELNNNLTVSASSMGEPEDECEAIGRHVIMQLRQYRKNALCVSRMQYTYSDHEYTETSQATVGFPPRSP; from the exons atgacgcaaagaTGGAATTCGGAACAAAATGAACACTTTGTGGAATTATATAAAGAACAAACCATTTTGTGGAACTGTATGGATCCCAATTATAAAAACAGAGATTTGCGTAAAGCCTCGCTTGAATACATTCGTTCAGAAGTGGGGTTATCGGATACGAAAgaagttacaaaaaaaataaaaaatttacgtTCTACATACAACCAggagaaattaaaaattgagaaaagcaAACGAAGCGGATGTGGTACTGATGAGATATATAAACCTTCCGTCCAATGGTTCGATGCCATGGATTACATCATGAATATTATTCATCTGaaggaaaaacaaacaataagtaaTCTA gaACCATTTCATGCATCAACATCTGGGAGCGATTTTGCTGAAGAAATTACAATAATCGATGAGGAGTACCTCGATGCTACTGATGAAAACAACGCTGATGAAATCCTACCAAAGAAGCCATCGAACAGAAGATCGAAGAAGAAATTGTCAACTGAGCAGTCTACAATACAAGCGGCCGTGAATGAACTGAAGGAACTGAATAATAATTTAACAGTGTCTGCCTCGAGTATGGGAGAACCAGAAGATGAATGTGAGGCAATTGGAAGACATGTTATAATGCAGCTCAGACA ATACCGTAAGAATGCCCTCTGCGTCAGTAGAATGCAATACACATATTCTGATCACGAATATACTGAAACATCACAGGCGACTGTAGGTTTTCCACCAAGATCACCCTAA